In Nymphalis io chromosome 30, ilAglIoxx1.1, whole genome shotgun sequence, the genomic stretch ACAAGTTAAATCACACAGAGCAGCTtgtgtattatatatcatagtaaataatataacttgaaaatgaaattaaactaatttttatacgtaatttctttttttttgtactattaaccattttaaagataataaagtgagcttgaaattaaatattgagttaatggctgttgtttgtttttttttaaatatattttatgaagttGACCTGAATGAGTGACCATCACTTCATAgccatttgaataaaaatttacactAGCAATGGTGCCATAAAAGTTACTTatcatatatttctttatatcaaTTAGAGTAGTAGtaaggtatataaatattaaggtgTATAAATATTACCTATAATGGCTCAAAATTAACAATAGTTCAGAGAATGCTGATAACAacctcttttttttataatgtgcaTGCTAAggtgtaaaataattaagccttaaaatatgataacaatatttatcatatttttctaTTCTTAATGATTCcaagtatatgtatttaaaaaaataccattttatGCTAAATGAAActgacttaattataattatctaaatacatGTCTTTACATACTAAAAGAATGAtatctttttaataactatatataattcaaagaaAATTCTATTAAATGCTTTTTActtcaaggttttttttttcatttaatcaaAATAGAATTAATGTCATTGATAAGaattaaagcaatattttttaactttatgatgatttagattttattcAACGCAatcttgtaaaaatttaaagtagTAATTTGTAACCTTAATTTTTTAGATTGAACTAAATTAATCCGATCGTATCAAGTTTGCTATCTTGATTAATATACattcaaagtaattttaaaaatatatccctattaattgtatttatttacattataatattaaataaacataggtATTTGTGTAAGACTAATAAGACgtacaatatacatttatacatagtATCCAACTCACCTCATGTAGTCAACAAAatccattataatttataccacATATATAACAAAGTTAAATACAGATCACTACAGACAACTacgaaaaatgttttatgtaataatttacccaatttagataattacaccatgGAAAAATAAGTCCTTCGTGGCTGTCAGTCAGCTGATTGGTCTTTTTCATCTTATCTCGAACCACAGATTGAAACTttttaacagataaaataagtactaaaatataaatttctaattgaataaaacacgtttcaaaataaaaaaaaatattaaattaaaacaagtaggtattgaaatttaaatattgttctgTTTCAACTACgtgtaaaatattcaatagccattttataatttatttttcctcggttaataaattaagtcaatGCAACTGTcagaaatatacatatttttgcttATCGTTATCTGTGACATTGTTTTCCGCAATTTCCATCACAAAACTTTTTCttacctttttgtttctttttgcgTGTCCTGTTcatctttttataaaactatggTAATTTATTTACGCTTTAAAAATgtgattgttaattaaatttagttttcttactaaatgtttacatacatattatttgtttcaggCCCGTTATTTCAAGGAACAAGATATCGATGGtttgttgataatttttatataatttataatctaatgctttaatataataattaaatttttaaagctcaagattaataaatatgtcaagtttatttctgtttaattaTGCAAACGGTACTATCACCGTTATACTGTGCCCTCAATATTACAGTAGCAGATAATATGAAGATaagatattatagatattatacagatattattatattgttagaaattaaataagaacTATCTTCGAACCTAATGAACGCTACAGAaaccataaaaataatgtttttttttagaatttcgGGAATGCTTCTACCTTTTCGCGAGGTCTGGTCAAATCACATCTCTAGATGAGCTGACCGTTGTAATGAGGTCCTTAGGAATGAGTCCTACTATACAGGAACTTACTGGTTAGTATGTTGCACTTGGCAAAGATTTAATGAagatcaaaacattttttgttatcaTCACTTATTTACCATGTATTGTACACAAAAGGACAACACAAAGATAAACGacccttaaatttaaataatccattttgctaatagctctgttatgttatgcactacaaaattgaacattgaaatttatttataatacaacagtaTTCCACTCAACaatttatatacactttaattttatttcctaCAATATTATAACTTCCCCAACATTTAAATtcccattttataataatgtaacctttctttaaaaaaaatatcaaccccCAACTCGACGGCAGGTAATCTAAAGCTTAGCCAAGTCGTTTATCAGTCTTTCTACTATTTACTTCGAACCTATTtgattttgcttttttttgttGTCTGAGTGAAATATGTACCAGCTCTCTTGGCTGTACTGgagacaaaacaatttaaaaaacttattaactaTTTCCTTTATATCacgataaaaacttattaactaAAGATGTCTTGgttgtacaaataaaataagtgtttttttcAGGTTATTTAAAAGGCAAAGGCGGTAAAATGTCATTTGCAGATTTCTTAGAGGTCATGCATATCCATTCCAGGGCGGAAAACCTACCCCATGAAGTAAGTATTGATGTAGCTTAATAACTTATGTGCAACAACCACTAAAGATGTAATCattcaaatgtaattaatgtttgATCTTTATGCAAAACCGCTTATCCATTTATAGAGAAAATTTGGTCGGTTCTTCTGGGTACTTCTGAATAATTCCacaccaaatattttttatcatatttttgtcctcttatataaatgttttaagcgTATCCCCTCATTACATAAACAAATCTTGCATCAGGTATagcttgttttttatttttcttgcttTTGAATATATGACAGCTACAGcttctttttatgttatataaagacAAAGCGAGCTgcaattatacatacatactttatttaaggtTGTTAATGCGTTTAAAGCCGGTGACAATGATAAGAGGGGCGTTATCCCATCGAAGCAGCTACGTAACTTGTTGCAGAACTGGGGCGAAGGCCTCTCGTCTAGGGAGGTAAAATGTTGCCATATACTTATACCATATATTACTTGTAtgagtaatatattaaaaaaataatgaagaagTCTATATAATCTAGTGTgggaatttatttattgatataatattttctatgggATTTTAATACACATCTTCTATAAagatttcattttgtatttaatttccaGATATTAAATGCATAcatccacaaaaaaaaaaactaaaattccaTATTCAAAAAGTAGTAATGAACCAGCTGAGTGAACCAAGTGTGTCTTGTCACTCTTCATCGCTCTCAGCCCTTGTTTGCCTTATTTTTGTGtagtaatttatgtaattttgttcGTTTTCAGGTAGACAATATATTTCGTGAAGCGAACGTCTCTAACAACGGTATAGTTCGTTACGAAGATTTTGTGAAGATAGCCTGTGCACCCGTGCCGGATTATtactgaataatttataaatatccatAATACCGAcatgacttattttttttttttatgctaaatgtgaaaattcaattaaatcaaatcaattttgtatttaaggAAGTGCTGCCACTGTAAAAATACACATGAATGTTGCCAGTCTGTGGTCTATCGATTGATATTGTAATAGATTGTTATTCCCGTAATAAGCAGTTGATTATTGTAATGATAAGCACACTGAACATGGCTTCATGTTGGTATTTCCTATTATTCGTAATAGTACTAAAattgaacttatattttttattaaacaggtaaaaaataataatagctgtTCCTTGTATAATTCTCAGTACTTACATTAAAGGGTGAATTTTCAGAAACGCTTCATTTCTAgaataggaaaaaaaaatctatgctaGCTTAAGTCTGCTCTGGTTGGTCGTATAAGAAATACCAAATCTCTTACACACTGTCATGTTTATGAATAAAGCAATAGAggtcctcctcttacaacccgggttccttcaaacgaggcgtgaagaggcatcttgcgggccggcaaggcgggggcggctagtacagaacattcttcccgactgtactggccgtcgtcgcgtttggactctactaccacttaccatcaggtggagtagagacaTTTGCCATCTcggggtatataaaaaaaaaaggtaagaacttataatcattttttaaaaatagattattggCTATGGTTAATGTGTCACGTGATCATGTGTAAACGGCAGATATATTCtttgtgtattttaattgataaactaAGACTTTACATCAAAACTTATTGCATTGTGCCGTccagtatttttatatgaaatgtgaaatgattatatttgtcgaattttatttttgtaataaagtttttggttaaaaaaaaagtatatatttttcatttttaaattatttatttgactttgGTCAATGAATTAGGTAAGTTTTGAGTTTAcagtaaatgtattatgtaaaaagtaaggcgttataattaaattaatgttgccatctataaaatatatatttagcacaTATTATATCGATTTAATTTAGTCTTATtgcagatttaatttaaatactaaattagaaatttaaaaaaaatactttactttcCTTGACCCTTTTCTCTTGGGGACGGCTATATCCAGCTGTGGACGGTTGGTATGATGatgaagaataatatatattattttttattgaaaatgcatattggcctcctgatggtaagtggtcaccaacgcccataggcattagcattgtaagaaatgttaaccatcgcttacatggtcaatgcgccaccaaccttgggaattaagatgttatgactggtaaaatatctgatgagtgggtggtacctacccagacgagtttgcacaaagccctaccactagtgcatatataaagtattatgcatataaatataaataattatatatgcacATATAAAGGATTTactcaaataaaacaaataaatcgttaaaacattttttatttaaatattaacaaacctGTAATATGATATGGCACTAGTATCGTGGTCCAATCGCTAATTATAACTAaagctaattaatttaaaaactaattatgaagctgtcaaaaattaaaaaccccGACTGTCCTGCAAAAAacctaaattaataatttacactCAATGTCACTTGACATAGTGTTAAGATTACATTAAAATCTGTTCAggcattttaaaaatttaggaACTCGCATACATACATGAAACCTGAAAACATTACACCCCTATTTTGGGCAGTCGTGTGAAAATACATCACAGCATTTATTACAATAGTATGAATAGATTCCTTTGGCATAatctctaaataaaaaaaagtattgacaTCCCTTTATTTTTGTGTGATGTTAAAAAGGACAGCAACATCATTTACTAATAAGTGTTTTGCGGGTGTAGATGTACATagatttgtctctttctgttatgTGTACATTAACATTTGAAAACAGAATGCAAATCCTTGCGTAAATCTTTATACTATAACCAATTCCAATGAcaagagtaaagataaataaacaacaatacaCAACATTTAACGGCCATGACGTCATTAGTCGAAATcttaatctgttttatttatggattcataaaaaaatggcgttttgaatagAGGCGAAGTTGTAATCAAAACTTTGATAGTacgattgaaaaatatataagtagttatgtGGAAAACTGTTGTATTACatataacgttatataaatcaaatattggtTTATCATTATTCCTCCTGtcattagaaaatattatacgtgTATTCATAAAGGGACAACTCTAGTGTTTCTGTCAAATGAATATAAAGATTTTACAACAACGGAAT encodes the following:
- the LOC126780141 gene encoding calmodulin-like protein 4; protein product: MARYFKEQDIDEFRECFYLFARSGQITSLDELTVVMRSLGMSPTIQELTGYLKGKGGKMSFADFLEVMHIHSRAENLPHEVVNAFKAGDNDKRGVIPSKQLRNLLQNWGEGLSSREVDNIFREANVSNNGIVRYEDFVKIACAPVPDYY